The following coding sequences lie in one Silvanigrella aquatica genomic window:
- a CDS encoding CHASE2 domain-containing protein gives MPKKHEPLKNEEQNIKKKKFLKKIFIPSSFKIGVLITFICIFFLLRHYTLPKNALDLVGQLERELYDIRFKLRGPQKMSGVVGALTADDKSIEKFGRWPFPRGIYEKVFQNLKKAGVKWIGFDVFFSEPSHRLLSESIPDLKEIVSLQNKNPALFDSKIASLLEASPGDVSLGKGIDDFGNIVQGFFYIESSSQLKSSNYNWQSSFLRLKNSSIDFMDFPTGYHLEQYNDLKSPGAVTNTNVVAGKSKYMGFANNQSDSDGLIRKAILVKSIEPYNQQGKKISTPLLVPSLALSLAANYLSSGIIIHFDPSGIDSIELYPSSSKKNTIKIPVYFDGTGKLLINHYGEFSQIPHISLEDAYNNNLPKNIPQILVYGGTATGTNDKRPSPFDENFDGVGHHIAIIENILTQNFMQRPISAPLLEVTLLLLSGIIFSYVLKYMSALKSSFFILSILIIFYIIDEKYLFGKGYWFYAGMFYLQSVSIYFGITIFKYFTEEREKKKVKGAFQHYLNPAVINQLMEHPERLKLGGEKKFMTVFFSDVRGFTTISEALSPEKLTALLNEYFTPMTKIILDSNGLLDKYIGDAIMAVWGAPIAIENHADRALSSSIKMLDELEKLQLKWKNEGLPFLDIGIGLNTGDMVVGNMGSDQRFDYTVLGDAVNLGARLEGINKNYGTRIICSEFTKQSLKEPNKFLLRELDNIQVKGKNEPVRIFEVMRFQDTDRQKAINLAQTFEEGLSLYRQQKWDDAIQKFKKAIEVNEGNDPPSQEFIERCKYLKNKGLEKDWNGVWVFKTK, from the coding sequence ATGCCTAAAAAACATGAACCATTAAAAAACGAAGAGCAAAATATTAAAAAAAAGAAATTCTTAAAAAAAATTTTTATTCCATCCTCCTTTAAAATTGGAGTTTTAATAACATTTATTTGTATCTTTTTCCTTTTGCGACATTATACTCTTCCCAAAAATGCGCTTGATCTCGTCGGACAACTTGAACGCGAGCTCTATGATATTCGCTTTAAATTAAGAGGCCCTCAAAAGATGAGCGGTGTTGTGGGAGCACTTACTGCTGATGATAAAAGTATTGAAAAGTTTGGACGCTGGCCATTTCCTCGTGGCATTTACGAAAAAGTATTTCAAAATTTAAAAAAAGCGGGAGTCAAATGGATTGGATTTGATGTTTTTTTCTCTGAGCCTTCTCATCGTTTGCTTAGTGAATCCATTCCCGATCTAAAGGAAATTGTCAGTTTACAAAATAAAAATCCCGCTTTATTTGACAGTAAAATAGCGTCACTTTTAGAAGCCAGCCCTGGCGATGTGTCCTTAGGCAAAGGGATTGATGATTTTGGCAATATCGTTCAAGGTTTTTTTTATATTGAATCTTCATCGCAATTAAAATCTTCAAATTATAATTGGCAAAGCAGCTTTTTAAGACTTAAAAATTCTTCCATAGATTTTATGGATTTTCCCACAGGATATCATTTAGAACAATACAATGACCTTAAAAGTCCTGGTGCTGTTACAAACACAAATGTTGTTGCAGGGAAATCAAAATATATGGGTTTTGCAAATAATCAATCGGATTCCGATGGCCTTATTCGCAAAGCAATCTTAGTAAAATCCATAGAACCTTATAATCAGCAAGGTAAAAAAATCAGTACGCCCCTTCTTGTTCCGAGCCTTGCCCTATCACTTGCCGCAAATTATTTATCTAGTGGAATTATAATTCATTTTGATCCCTCTGGAATTGACTCAATAGAGTTATATCCTTCCTCAAGTAAAAAAAATACAATTAAAATACCGGTATATTTCGATGGAACTGGCAAATTATTAATCAATCATTATGGTGAATTTTCACAAATTCCTCATATTTCTCTTGAAGATGCTTACAATAATAACTTACCCAAAAACATTCCACAAATTCTTGTCTATGGAGGCACAGCGACAGGAACAAATGACAAACGCCCCTCACCATTTGATGAAAATTTTGATGGTGTTGGCCATCATATCGCAATTATAGAAAATATTTTAACTCAAAACTTTATGCAACGACCTATTTCAGCACCTCTTTTAGAAGTTACTTTATTATTATTATCTGGAATTATATTTTCATATGTATTAAAATATATGAGTGCATTAAAATCTTCATTTTTTATATTATCAATTCTTATTATTTTTTATATTATCGATGAAAAATACTTATTTGGAAAAGGGTACTGGTTTTATGCCGGAATGTTTTATTTACAAAGTGTATCCATTTATTTTGGCATAACAATATTTAAATATTTTACCGAAGAACGGGAAAAGAAAAAAGTCAAAGGAGCTTTCCAGCATTACCTAAATCCAGCGGTAATCAACCAACTTATGGAGCACCCCGAACGTTTGAAACTAGGTGGTGAAAAAAAATTTATGACCGTATTTTTCTCTGATGTAAGAGGATTTACAACAATAAGCGAAGCGTTATCTCCAGAAAAATTGACAGCATTATTAAATGAATATTTTACACCTATGACAAAAATTATTTTAGATTCCAATGGACTTTTAGATAAATACATTGGCGATGCCATTATGGCCGTTTGGGGAGCTCCTATTGCCATAGAAAATCATGCTGACAGAGCGTTATCATCAAGCATAAAAATGCTTGATGAGCTTGAAAAACTACAACTAAAATGGAAAAATGAAGGGCTTCCTTTTCTTGATATTGGTATTGGTTTAAATACGGGCGACATGGTTGTAGGAAATATGGGAAGTGATCAACGCTTTGATTATACCGTACTCGGTGATGCTGTTAACTTAGGAGCCCGATTAGAAGGTATTAATAAAAACTATGGTACTCGTATTATCTGCTCTGAATTTACAAAGCAATCTCTTAAAGAACCAAATAAGTTTCTCCTTCGAGAACTCGATAATATTCAAGTTAAAGGAAAAAATGAACCTGTTCGTATTTTTGAAGTCATGCGATTTCAAGACACAGATAGACAAAAAGCAATCAATCTGGCGCAAACATTTGAAGAAGGTTTAAGTCTTTATAGACAACAAAAATGGGATGACGCTATTCAAAAATTTAAAAAGGCGATAGAAGTAAATGAGGGGAACGATCCTCCAAGTCAAGAATTCATTGAGCGTTGCAAATATCTCAAAAATAAAGGTCTTGAAAAAGACTGGAATGGAGTTTGGGTATTTAAAACAAAATAA
- a CDS encoding WD40/YVTN/BNR-like repeat-containing protein produces MISKYFYLLNKISIILSVIFLISCGKENETHDSFLIPELIVKQSYSFSEHTTIDSNDNLILKGTYQNCEGHSEGDSWSIGTSSDYQSFDLLRVKEKDIGCELHLSRVDLTHNKINYHKILDRKNSILKSEFFSDNIPLPISKKKENKKNYETKIDYVQKLYANVKMINHNFLDTPKIEVVIMNTDENNISEEILTGQLLLSVKSENNFDDINLYKGGFSFKKIKFQNEGDFNLSIKKYSYDDIYNNTCDKNSSLNTKSIYPEKSFCYADLLIVNRNFQKMKNIFRFKTDYFVENDDRKTGFKSNLFYINIKNLDEGEIKKSNELKNESIYRVYNFHGITFATLINNQIKNVKYSINGMHGKFKNVSGIDDNSEITNMVSLGDIIYALTNKSVLYFYDVNKEDYRFEKFELLNGMKVKSIASNDDVLIIATSKNNLLYLKEGVLSPLCQDMKFCNNNKFNLNNIPNFLNDISDYSISKIFLFQNNLYLVLDLKKYSYGVLEESIYFSPNFYSQNFERENIKLPYDSSINEITKYKNLLFIGTSNGLYYCNKDEKNKCNLAKIDDLKNNEIYDLKIIDNILYVASPCKNSDCSSNGIHLSYLNKTDNKEVSFPKFKEIFSGKIFGNMMSVTVDNEKIYATTTSGFYYKKKNFLDSNDSADLNTISNIHLDGDKLYFLQKGNEDGLYFSRHGGKGFKTKKNIKNSDFVSSINVFQDRILAVIRNPKEGIDKFGKYEKGVNKYEFNGICAFELNSVVAIAQDKNKFYIATKEQIISMDSNNHNFLKEIFNDSNKEIKNIFINNNVFYILTKNQIHYADMSDEKMNFKNSFLTINDSRQHGNIDFNSIYVKNNIVYLATSKGLWLSNTGVNGVFNKEKKFGDDNISSVTSIGTVLYLIKNGSLISESIEDYPKIFKKIYDIQYDNKNLSNRIINKIELFENKIFLATNQGLKLSNNYGREFQDIIIQKKLKSTVKINSVIFYNNYLFLGTSNGLYISKDFGKSFEQPLFDYKNKSNLINSIDNMVQFGSKIYFISGLNMFYFDLKVINEYIIKKSGYKIIIHNSDLSILRKIRIKKLFSNEKSIFAVTQNNELYHYSPNENGDTFKLLKYDQSEDKPNLVPSFGDIANVSPTINNLYCHNNDIYIATSQGYWFSHNSGENFQNITSTSDNGLGTSRINSIYKLGTVLYLGTDLGLFFSSDGGQSFLQSNVSLNENKVRDIYFQPYSGEENNNVNSQSKIQLRPLVVTENSSNSNSLWLSQ; encoded by the coding sequence ATGATTTCTAAATATTTCTATCTTTTAAATAAGATTTCAATAATATTAAGTGTAATTTTTTTAATTTCATGTGGAAAAGAAAATGAAACGCATGATTCTTTTTTGATTCCAGAATTGATTGTAAAGCAAAGTTACTCATTTTCAGAACACACGACTATAGATAGTAATGACAATTTAATTTTAAAAGGGACATATCAAAATTGTGAAGGTCATTCTGAGGGGGATAGCTGGAGTATCGGCACAAGCTCGGATTATCAATCATTTGATTTATTAAGAGTTAAAGAAAAAGACATAGGATGTGAGTTGCATCTTAGTCGAGTTGACTTAACCCATAATAAAATCAATTATCATAAAATATTAGATAGAAAAAATTCTATACTAAAAAGTGAATTTTTTTCTGATAATATTCCATTACCAATAAGCAAAAAAAAAGAGAACAAAAAAAATTATGAAACAAAAATAGACTATGTACAGAAATTATATGCAAATGTAAAAATGATAAATCATAATTTCTTAGACACACCAAAAATTGAAGTTGTCATAATGAATACTGATGAGAACAATATAAGTGAGGAGATTTTAACTGGACAATTATTATTAAGTGTAAAATCAGAAAATAATTTTGATGATATTAATTTATATAAAGGAGGATTTTCATTTAAAAAAATTAAATTTCAAAATGAGGGAGATTTTAATTTAAGTATAAAAAAATATAGCTATGATGATATATATAACAATACTTGCGATAAGAATTCATCATTAAATACTAAGAGTATTTATCCAGAAAAATCATTTTGTTATGCAGATCTTTTGATTGTTAATAGAAATTTTCAAAAAATGAAAAACATATTCAGGTTTAAAACAGATTATTTTGTTGAGAATGATGATCGTAAAACTGGTTTTAAATCAAATTTATTTTATATTAATATTAAAAACTTGGATGAAGGTGAAATTAAAAAATCGAATGAATTAAAAAATGAATCGATATATAGAGTTTATAATTTTCATGGTATAACTTTTGCAACTTTAATAAATAATCAAATTAAAAATGTAAAATATTCCATAAATGGAATGCATGGAAAATTTAAGAATGTCTCTGGAATTGATGATAATTCTGAGATTACTAACATGGTGTCTTTAGGTGATATTATTTATGCATTAACAAATAAATCTGTGCTTTATTTTTATGATGTTAATAAAGAAGATTACAGATTTGAAAAATTTGAATTATTAAATGGAATGAAAGTAAAAAGTATTGCATCTAATGATGATGTTTTAATTATTGCTACAAGTAAAAATAATCTTTTATATTTAAAAGAAGGAGTATTATCTCCTCTTTGTCAAGATATGAAATTTTGTAATAACAATAAATTTAATCTTAATAATATTCCAAATTTTCTTAATGATATTTCAGATTATTCAATTTCTAAGATTTTTTTATTTCAAAATAATTTATATTTGGTTTTAGATTTGAAAAAATATTCTTATGGAGTTTTAGAGGAATCAATTTATTTTTCTCCTAATTTTTATTCGCAAAATTTTGAGAGAGAAAATATAAAATTACCATATGATTCTTCGATAAATGAAATTACTAAATATAAAAACTTATTATTTATTGGTACAAGTAATGGATTATACTATTGCAATAAAGATGAGAAAAATAAATGTAATTTGGCAAAAATAGATGATTTAAAAAATAATGAAATATATGATTTAAAAATAATTGATAATATTCTATATGTAGCATCTCCTTGTAAAAATTCAGATTGTTCATCTAATGGAATACATTTAAGTTATTTGAATAAAACAGATAATAAAGAAGTGAGTTTCCCAAAATTTAAAGAAATATTTAGCGGTAAAATTTTTGGTAATATGATGAGTGTTACTGTAGATAATGAAAAAATATACGCTACTACGACAAGCGGCTTTTATTATAAGAAAAAAAACTTTTTGGATTCAAATGATAGTGCAGATTTAAATACAATTTCAAATATTCATTTAGATGGCGATAAGCTTTATTTTTTACAAAAAGGAAATGAAGATGGGCTCTACTTTTCACGTCATGGTGGAAAAGGGTTTAAAACTAAAAAAAATATAAAAAACTCTGATTTTGTCTCTTCAATTAATGTATTTCAAGATCGTATACTCGCAGTTATTCGTAATCCAAAAGAAGGTATAGATAAATTTGGTAAATATGAAAAAGGTGTAAATAAATATGAATTTAATGGAATATGTGCATTTGAATTAAATTCTGTTGTTGCTATAGCCCAGGATAAAAATAAATTTTATATCGCAACTAAAGAACAGATTATTTCAATGGATTCAAATAATCATAATTTTTTAAAAGAAATATTTAACGATTCTAATAAAGAAATAAAAAATATATTTATAAATAATAATGTCTTTTATATTCTAACAAAAAATCAGATACATTATGCAGATATGAGTGATGAAAAAATGAATTTTAAGAATTCATTTTTAACAATAAATGATTCCAGGCAACATGGGAATATCGATTTTAACTCAATTTATGTAAAAAATAATATTGTATATTTAGCAACAAGTAAGGGATTATGGCTGTCTAATACGGGAGTCAATGGCGTTTTTAATAAGGAAAAAAAGTTTGGAGATGATAATATTTCATCTGTTACATCTATCGGAACTGTTTTATATTTGATTAAAAATGGGTCTTTAATTTCTGAATCTATAGAAGATTATCCGAAAATTTTTAAAAAAATATATGATATTCAGTATGATAATAAAAATCTATCTAATAGAATTATAAATAAAATTGAATTATTTGAAAATAAAATATTTTTAGCCACAAATCAGGGTTTAAAATTGTCTAATAATTATGGAAGAGAATTTCAAGATATAATTATACAAAAAAAATTAAAAAGTACAGTTAAAATAAATTCGGTTATATTTTATAATAACTATTTGTTTTTAGGCACAAGTAATGGGCTTTATATATCTAAAGATTTTGGAAAAAGTTTTGAACAACCTCTATTTGATTATAAAAATAAAAGTAACTTAATTAATTCTATTGATAATATGGTACAATTCGGTAGTAAAATTTATTTTATTTCTGGATTAAATATGTTTTATTTTGATTTGAAAGTTATAAATGAATATATTATTAAAAAATCAGGATATAAAATCATAATTCATAATTCTGATTTGTCTATATTGCGTAAAATAAGAATAAAAAAGTTATTTTCAAATGAAAAATCAATTTTTGCTGTCACTCAAAATAATGAATTATATCATTATTCGCCAAATGAAAATGGAGATACATTCAAACTTTTGAAATATGACCAATCTGAAGATAAACCTAATCTAGTGCCTAGCTTTGGGGATATAGCAAATGTTTCTCCAACAATAAATAATTTATATTGCCATAATAATGATATTTATATAGCTACAAGCCAGGGTTATTGGTTTTCACACAACAGTGGAGAAAATTTTCAAAATATAACTTCCACTAGTGATAATGGACTTGGAACAAGTAGAATTAATAGTATTTATAAACTAGGTACTGTTTTGTATTTGGGTACAGATTTGGGCTTGTTTTTTTCTTCTGATGGTGGGCAGAGTTTTTTACAATCTAATGTGAGTTTGAATGAAAATAAAGTAAGAGATATTTATTTTCAGCCATATAGTGGCGAAGAAAATAATAATGTAAATTCTCAAAGTAAAATTCAATTGCGTCCACTTGTTGTTACGGAAAATTCTTCAAATTCAAATTCATTATGGCTCTCGCAATAA
- a CDS encoding GatB/YqeY domain-containing protein, translating into MTTIRETLTSDLKQALKNHDKELTGVLRMLISAIQYGQTAAKPIAELDAVLSYRKQLLDALEMFPKESEKYTQTENELKLVEKYVPRAPTEQELFEIIRNKISQTPPQEKINIGSIMKEIKQLYPTCDGKAVMTLIQKEVSLNK; encoded by the coding sequence ATGACAACTATAAGAGAAACACTTACAAGTGATTTAAAACAAGCCTTAAAGAATCATGATAAAGAATTAACCGGTGTTCTAAGAATGCTTATTAGCGCCATTCAATATGGCCAAACCGCAGCAAAACCCATTGCAGAATTAGATGCCGTTCTCTCCTATCGAAAACAATTGCTTGATGCACTGGAAATGTTTCCCAAAGAGAGTGAAAAATACACCCAAACAGAAAATGAACTTAAACTCGTTGAAAAATATGTCCCACGGGCTCCAACGGAACAAGAATTATTTGAAATCATACGTAACAAAATCTCTCAAACTCCTCCGCAAGAAAAAATAAATATCGGCAGTATTATGAAAGAAATCAAACAGCTTTATCCTACATGCGATGGCAAAGCCGTTATGACACTCATTCAAAAAGAAGTTTCCTTAAATAAATAA